A single Phoenix dactylifera cultivar Barhee BC4 chromosome 1, palm_55x_up_171113_PBpolish2nd_filt_p, whole genome shotgun sequence DNA region contains:
- the LOC103718422 gene encoding GTP 3',8-cyclase, mitochondrial — protein MMPRCVWWLGSRRSNDLVGACRYGFGCITSFFSSRTRYECSSSRDIASCYRTVACATSCAAWSEPPPKDNASANMLTDSFGRFHNYLRISLTERCNLRCQYCMPAEGVELTPSSELLTHDEIIRLADLFVSEGVDKIRLTGGEPTIRKDIEEICLHLSNLKGLKTLAMTTNGVVLSKKLPKLKECGLSAINISLDTLVPAKFEFMTRRKGHGRVMESINAAIELGYNPVKVNCVVMRGINDDEICDFVELTREKPINVRFIEFMPFDGNVWNIKKLVSYAEMLDRVRQRFKDVKRLRDHATDTAKNFKIDGHCGTVSFITSMTEHFCSGCNRLRLLADGNFKVCLFGPSEVSLRDPLRAGHDDLVLKEIIGAAVKRKKAAHAGMFDIAKTANRPMIHIGG, from the exons ATGATGCCACGATGCGTTTGGTGGTTGGGTTCTCGGCGATCGAATGATTTG GTTGGTGCATGTAGATACGGATTTGGTTGTATAACCAGTTTCTTCTCATCCAGAACCAGATATGAATGCAGTTCCAGTCGTGATATTGCAAGCTGTTACAGGACAGTGGCATGTGCAACTTCATGTGCTGCTTGGTCTGAACCACCACCGAAAGATAATGCCTCTGCTAATATGCTAACTGATTCTTTTGGGAGATTCCACAACTATTTGAGGATCTCGTTGACAGAACGCTGCAACCTTAGGTGTCAATACTGTATGCCAGCTGAAGGCGTCGAGCTGACACCCAGTTCTGAGCTCCTAACTCATGATGAAATCATTCGACTTGCAGACCTTTTTGTCAGTGAAGGGGTGGATAAGATCAGGTTGACTGGGGGAGAGCCGACCATTAGGAAGGACATTGAAGAGATATGTTTGCATCTTTCCAACTTGAAAGGGCTAAAAACACTTGCTATGACCACTAATGGGGTTGTGCTCTCAAAGAAACTTCCCAAACTGAAAGAATGTGGGCTCAGTGCAATAAACATTAGTTTGGATACATTAGTTCCGGCAAAATTTGAGTTCATGACTAGGCGTAAAGGGCATGGAAGGGTTATGGAATCAATAAATGCTGCTATTGAGCTGGGATATAATCCTGTTAAA GTGAATTGCGTTGTAATGCGTGGAATAAATGATGATGAGATTTGTGACTTTGTCGAGTTGACAAGAGAGAAGCCAATCAATGTCCGATTTATTGAGTTCATGCCATTTGATGGAAATGTTTGGAATATAAAAAAGCTGGTTTCGTATGCAGAGATGTTGGATAGAGTG CGGCAACGATTCAAGGATGTAAAGAGGCTTCGAGATCATGCTACAGATACAGCAAAGAATTTCAAGATAGACGGACATTGTGGAACTGTCTCCTTTATTACATCAATGACCGAACATTTTTGTTCTGGTTGCAATAGATTGCGGCTCTTAGCTGATGGGAACTTTAAAGTATGTCTTTTTGGTCCATCAGAG GTAAGTTTAAGAGATCCTCTACGAGCTGGTCATGATGATCTTGTATTAAAGGAAATAATCGGGGCTGCG GTAAAGAGGAAGAAAGCTGCACATGCCGGGATGTTTGACATAGCAAAGACAGCAAATAGGCCAATGATACATATTGGTGGCTGA